The DNA window ATACCTGTTGCTTAGCTCACCCCGACTTTGTATGAGTGAAGACCGGTTAGAGCCTGTTCGGGTAATAATCTGGGCGACTGAGAAGAAACGCCAGACAGACTGTCGGACCACCAGAAAggtaaaaaaagaaagtaaAATGGACGACTACCTTGTTTCTAtactctctctcttggaTTTTACCGATTTTTTATACAAAATCAAGATTTCGGTGTTGGGTACTTTGAGTATCAAAGAACACCCGAACTTGTAATACTCCTCCCCCTTTCCGCTCTcctttcttgttcaacttccGGCCACTATTTCATTCGGAATTTGAGAAGTCGGTGATTGAGCTATTTCGctttttttcactttttttcactttttttttctttttttcctagTGTCTTCATCGCAGGCAATTTATCTTAAGTAAGTTCGAGCTGATTCATACAATCCCTTCCTGTATCGGGtttcgatattttcagATAGGGTCAGCTATACACACTTGAACCTCCCCCACCTCCCGCAACCTCAATGGCTCTCCTAAGACCGTCTTCCAGTACCTGCTATAAGCTCCGGCTTCCCGAATTACCGGCAGGCGAACAGATACTAAAGTACAACGACGATTCTACCAGGGAtgacaagaagaataaCATTCAGGATACAATCGCAAAGCGGAGACTGCTGTTGGAGTGCAGGACCGGGGCCGCGGTGGATTTGTCACGATCAGAGATATTTGTCCACGGCGGACTCATCATCCCGCTAAATTTGAACACTATCGATTCTGCCACAATCCAAAAGGAGATCATACTATACTTTGCAAAACAGAAGAACAGTGTCATTgcattcaaaaacttgtcCGATTGGATAAGTCGCGAGATATTCTTCTTGGATCTCATATCGAGGAAATGGAACAGATTGCCcacatctttcaaaaacccAGACGTGCCGATGCGAGAGAGATTGTTCCACACAATATCTTATTCTCACTCAGCGATGTACGTCTTTGGAGGCCTTATTGTATCGACGAACGGCTATGAACTGATAGCCACGAACGAACTGTGGAAACTGGACCTGACAAATAGGGTTTGGTCCCTACTAAGTGAGGACCCTCAGATAACAAGGAGATTCAACCACACCACACAAGTGCTGAACACATATTCAGAGGCACATGATACCAAGCTACTTATTATCGGTGGGCTAAATAACATGGATCAGTCAATCGCACACATAGACGTATTCAATATCACCAAAGGTTACTGGGAAACCGCAAACTTGGATTCGAAAAATGGGGTTTTGACAAATGTCGGCGGTGAACCAGTTTGTCTGACTAATGATAAGAACGCACCCTTGCTAATCGAACACGCCGAATTGGAGGCCTCCACGTTGACTTTCTACCTTTCACAAAATAATAACATACCTGCAACGAAATATGACACGATACTTCGGAACGCTGCCGCTCAAACAAATAAACAACCAAATAAAGTGTTCCTCCCGAAAGAAGACGTGGAGaatgaaaaggaaaatataATGTCACCGGTTATTGCACTACCACTCTTACCGAAGTCCAAAGGTATGAGAATGATCTCGACACAAAGTAGCCAGTTTTTAAAGATCCCGCTAAATTTGAAATCGCCCTCTGCGGtattcttcaagaagggGATAATTGTCGCGGGCTTCCATAAAGTAAATGACGCAAATGACCTCCATTGTTACATTTTTGACCTTTCTACAGCGGATTGGACTAAATTAAGCATAGATTGCCCCGATAGTGACCTAAACCGACATAGATTTTGGAAACTTTTTGGCTGGACTTCACATCATAGAGCCGTACTACTGGGTACAGAGCATGACGACTTACACTCTTCTACAGTACAAAAATTTGACTACTTACTTTCGTTCAGATTGGCCATCATGAATATCCTGAGTAAAACCTCCATGGAGGAGACAACGGCAAAACTGTCACATTTCAGGGGCTCGATTGGATCAGTAGCGTCTGCCCCAGTGGAGGAAGAGATCAAATCTCCATCGCAGTTCGAAAACTACATCAAATATATAACGTCACCATTGGAGATTGAGTCCACAAGTTCTGTTTTCCCACCTTACGCGATGGTCCTGGGGAAAGATGCCTTGGgaatttttggaaagtcCATTTCCGATTTTGAGCTAATCACATCTGAGGGAGATTCTGTTACAGTTCCCCTCTACCTTTTGAGAGAGAGATGGGGTAGATACTTCAATTTTCTGCTCGCCAATGGATACACAAGAGCCTGTAATGACTACGAGGACTATGGATTGGACTCTGGGTTGATCAATTTGTATCCAGACAATCCAAGGACTGCAACAGGAAATAGCACTCTTTCGAGAACGGATCCTATAGAGGAGGAGACCGATTTTGGCAAACTACACCTATCCAAAAACAGAACTTCCGCTAGAAGAGCGTCTAATTTAAGTGCTGCAGAAAGTCACGAATCATCTCCGTCGCCACCTGCGTACATCCTGTCACCACAGTTCGAACCTAGTAAGTCTTTTGATCTTTCGAAAGAATACATGGGTATACAGGGAACCCAACGAGATAACGACAGAGCTGTGTCTCCATCACAGCAACCTTCTACGAAAAAACATAATCCGCCAAATCCACCAGTTTTTAGAGTCCCATTTAAAGATAGCAACGATACCAACTCGTCTGAAATCGTCATAAATTCAACGGACGGACAGGAATGGAGTGAAGGAAGAAGGAGAGCGTCTGATGCCACTGAACACGGAAGTAATCGAGGCTCTGTATGTATTCGTCGCGCGTCCCACCCATTAGCGTCACCAACTTTGGCATTAAAACATACGGGAGGCCCCAAGCACATAGAACCGGCTAACGCACCGCATTTGGATAGGCGTGGAACGCCTTTAAGGGAGTTCAcaagcagcaacaactcaagaagaagctcCGCCGCTTCTCAAAATAGTGGCATTTCGTTTGTGAGTTCGTCTTCCGACAGGAGAGGCGTCAACCTCCATTGTAAGAGCAATCCTCACAGCCGTAGATCAAGCAGCTCAGCTCGCAGCTTGCATAATCCCTTTGAATTTAGTGTCCTTAACATTATGGTACCACCCCAATCCCATCCTCCGCAATCCTCTCTACCACCAACTCCTAATCACTCGATGTCAAACTTACAGCTACATAGGGGGTCGATTTCAGGTTCTAGAAAGGGTTCCATAGATCGATACTTGTCGGAAAAACGGTCATCTTTTTCAAGACGCAGATCTTCACAAGGCTTAAGAGCCACTCCGTTCAGCTCTAAATCTGGGTCCCGGTCTTCAAG is part of the Huiozyma naganishii CBS 8797 chromosome 4, complete genome genome and encodes:
- the PMD1 gene encoding Pmd1p (similar to Saccharomyces cerevisiae PMD1 (YER132C) and MDS3 (YGL197W); ancestral locus Anc_8.157), with product MALLRPSSSTCYKLRLPELPAGEQILKYNDDSTRDDKKNNIQDTIAKRRLLLECRTGAAVDLSRSEIFVHGGLIIPLNLNTIDSATIQKEIILYFAKQKNSVIAFKNLSDWISREIFFLDLISRKWNRLPTSFKNPDVPMRERLFHTISYSHSAMYVFGGLIVSTNGYELIATNELWKLDLTNRVWSLLSEDPQITRRFNHTTQVLNTYSEAHDTKLLIIGGLNNMDQSIAHIDVFNITKGYWETANLDSKNGVLTNVGGEPVCLTNDKNAPLLIEHAELEASTLTFYLSQNNNIPATKYDTILRNAAAQTNKQPNKVFLPKEDVENEKENIMSPVIALPLLPKSKGMRMISTQSSQFLKIPLNLKSPSAVFFKKGIIVAGFHKVNDANDLHCYIFDLSTADWTKLSIDCPDSDLNRHRFWKLFGWTSHHRAVLLGTEHDDLHSSTVQKFDYLLSFRLAIMNILSKTSMEETTAKLSHFRGSIGSVASAPVEEEIKSPSQFENYIKYITSPLEIESTSSVFPPYAMVLGKDALGIFGKSISDFELITSEGDSVTVPLYLLRERWGRYFNFLLANGYTRACNDYEDYGLDSGLINLYPDNPRTATGNSTLSRTDPIEEETDFGKLHLSKNRTSARRASNLSAAESHESSPSPPAYILSPQFEPSKSFDLSKEYMGIQGTQRDNDRAVSPSQQPSTKKHNPPNPPVFRVPFKDSNDTNSSEIVINSTDGQEWSEGRRRASDATEHGSNRGSVCIRRASHPLASPTLALKHTGGPKHIEPANAPHLDRRGTPLREFTSSNNSRRSSAASQNSGISFVSSSSDRRGVNLHCKSNPHSRRSSSSARSLHNPFEFSVLNIMVPPQSHPPQSSLPPTPNHSMSNLQLHRGSISGSRKGSIDRYLSEKRSSFSRRRSSQGLRATPFSSKSGSRSSSLPEVLSYDKAISELSNGHSSRKSSHSSRSGSVGSATHAQLELEPLLTPRSLYMPWPTATVKAFAEFFYTGQVNGKWLLSPVVSDLLIMAQLYEIPLLYDMIAEVLYSIIGKKEESLKTTVFSMENGFCEAVNKHFDSDEERISRFLEDNETFKELTGLRESLKNINNGFMDIHLLKKFTRSQSLDSTNETSNDDSESTASRCFQRGHQDSMNSTTSTRALPNVLYAGGPRNSHNSVGSILYPAQSYIHSEIATTSIRHKSIAGGITARRKRSNLNKEIGNIINDENNVSSELDIISSPSKMNQIEYNERNISEIEEQLELFKLQNLSGVEPKKKSELEKLERTSKLKRYGVDKPVFKKVYTNSSLSEKDIGGSTSSSSQSDSDEQECNLGALSVKKMRKEMEKDEALDESIDPLLKVDSENIPASPNVSEISNINLHKPSPIRTTVTGPNASEMPNRLDSFMEGSNTPITGTVSGKPTIESMVSPTATPPIDYIVKLIYRTSVLVNDSRLMLRCMDCIEFSKLLKKLKKNMVQNIKTLDLSEEEESSPTSMKSPLPVSHTPRSSTSLLPTLSMSPASVPHGISMPPMQTSIGSSHSVRPATLRTRVSETNVTASSTLGTLKSKLVPSIPQPNVQIAYSQPITPNTPMPSNSIIHQQISPRTSVSPNTMCRPFQEMSLSSDTSALSAGGSAPNDSLDTITNDNTNMAQQKLPSHTSVFSSNMTVSPKMKGQTGSPLSSINTSSVTNGTTSGTFSFFNKKK